The Rhopalosiphum maidis isolate BTI-1 chromosome 2, ASM367621v3, whole genome shotgun sequence genome segment ttaaataacaacgtCCATCCTCCCACGACTAGATATCAGAAGgatattagtaaaaatgtattataattagggTGACatgattaaagtataatttgtttttcaattgaaTACAATCGCAGATAATATGGAAAATTGGTACCTAATATTGGATGTTTGCGATGTTtgaattgaattcaaatttagacatactcgtatatttttcTCAAACATCAAccgtaataaaatacaattttttaaattgaattatgtatacgtcatattttcatcaaaatataataatatgaatgttaatatcactttcatattttaatttaaatataaaattataaaatcatagttATTTGTTACCTTCGTTACCAGCATCACTatagtttataacatatacctaTCACGGTCACTAACAACGttatatttaatctttattgaaatatacaattactatCAGTGTGCAAACGTGGTAATTTGTAAGCACACACGGGTGCAagtgtcattattatataatatcatagttgAGCTTTCTATTGTAATGTGAtgcattatacttattaatgtcACATACATGCCTAGGTATGACTATACGACGTGTATATTAGGACTCTCGTCTTGTACGAGACTTACTCTCGGACACGGTACGTCATACGACGTGTGTCTAGATcagttattgtatattaaatttatattaggtatactgttattacaaatttgtGTTAAATACCTCAATCCTCAAATTCACTCGAGCTtcattttcaacaatatttataagaaatttagaaattatagttattgttgAGAAATGTACAAAAACAAACAGACATACATATAGCGTTACGGaggtagaatattattattatttgaaaaggtACGAATTGTGGTACGATGTTAAACttggtgtttatttattttattaacccgTCGTTGGTGTCGCTAATGTTTTGACACCATTAGTATCGTGTTAACGTTTCGCTCACCTATTAAAATACACGTGTGAACACACAAATATACCATGGTActgaaaaatgtcaatattagactgctatagtataataatataataagacaataataaaataacaagaaaataaaccgaaaataaaaatagtataattataaaatatacggtaAGACGATCAGTGACGGGCGAGTACAACGCTGACTACACGGTTTTATTACGTATACGGCAACATTGGGCCTCGATAACTGtcagtttatttataacttttaatatttttccataatCATTTCCGTGAATAACTCAAGGaagcatatatataatattgtcaaaatctaataatatttaaaccagTTGTTCTTAAATGGCAATTGTGTGAGCGAAGAAATGCTCATAGCGACACCAACGACgggttaataacttaaaaaaattgaattaaatatataacttgaagtaataatatataagatagaAGACAACTAACAAATTGGAGGAActgaagttttatttttattttgattgtaataaaaaaaatttttttaaaaatttggctCCAAGGCTACAAATAGATAGAATCCGGGCCTTGCGGTTACTAACAAAACATCTTGAATTCTCACTTCaagatgtaataataaattaaaaattattccacGCCGTTAAATCAAGAATGCATATTAGGTTTAACGAATCCCacagacaataataaaaaatgctgttacttttaatataagcTACAAGACATTTAATtggaatgtataatataaaattcatagaaaattaaattattctttaaaaatggttaatttattaataaattataaaaattattaatactatatgggtaaaacattttatccaagggccgattattattattaaaattaagttaattataatcaagATGACAATCCAAaaagtgcatattataataatacatggattatttatagttgttaAAATTGTGTTCTTAGTAATGGAGGCCTAGGTCCTAACTTATCTGTATTATCGTCATCGTTGTCAAGGGAAGAAGAATCGTCGGTGTTCTCTTCGGACTCTTCCACATCATTGGACTCATAGGATTCTTGAGGATCGCCGGATTCATTGAACTCTTGTGGACCGGTGGATTCGTTGGACTCTTGTGGACCGGTGGATTCGTTGGACTCTTGTGGACCGGTGGATTCGTTGGACTCTTGTGGACCGGTGGATTCGTTGGACTCTTGTGGACCGGTAGATTCGTTGGACTCTTGTGGACCGGTGGATTCGTTGGACTCTTGTGGACCGGTAGATTCGTTGGACTCTTGTGGACCGGTAGATTCGTTGGACTTTTGTGGACCAGTGGATTCGTTGGATTCTTGTGGACCGCTGGATTCGTTAGACTCTTGTGGACCACTGGATTCGTTGGACTCTTGTGGATTATCTTCCTCGGAAGAACCCCGTGGCTCTGGAAGCTCATAGATATGTTCGTCCTCCTGCTCTTGAGAGTTCTTAAGATCGTTCGAGTTTGGCGGGTTTACAGGAACAGCGTCATTCGATTCAAAAGGAACAGAAAGAGTAGTGTCGTCGTTCTCGATCTCTTTCCTTAGGCGCTCTTCTAATTCAGGGTCGAAAGTTCTACGCTGTCGGTGAGACACCATCGGTTCATTTACCGTTATCGTCAGTTTCCGCAACTCTTCTTTTGCGATTAACTTGAAATCGTAAGGTTTGAGATCCACAGCATTCAGCCTGTAAAACACAAACTTCATAAACATCAAAGGTAAACATTAGCTACTTAGTTAAAAACCTAgttgacaaatatttttaggtaatcCACGTGCACGTACTAATTGAAAAAGTACattcacttatttttattgagttaagttaatatttattccatgTGTACTTAAACTCAtcacattaaatgtattatatgtctAAATGTTAACTATTAATTCCTAACTAACGGCCTTACCTTCTTATAACTCAACTTAACCTGAGTTAATTGTCTTCATTATCTCACAGCCcagatatgataaatattacatgCAATAGtgcaagtatattattacaatttattttttataaaatatattttaaattaattattttttatttttaaatatttattttatttatttatttatttttatattttcgtatattaCTGTAGgactatatttcaataaattcaaagtgaattattttttggataTTCCAAGGTATTGTATTctaagtacataatttattttatatacctaatataacgAATACCTCAAAAGTGAcccttttattttgcatttttcctCCATTTTTAgactatttttagtttttagcaTTTTCAGgtcattttattaatctttagtacacattattatacattgtaaaagCTTTTGGTGTAAGttaggaaattaaaaatatcaatcaaaaaatattgtttttataataggtatttgtttaaatagattttagaatttttcatCCGTATCGAATATAagttattctatatataaatgtaataacgtctgtatatatgtattataatagcgaTTATCGGACGTGGTGTCTACATAGTCTTACTTAAATAAAGAACAACTACCTAATTGGCTAAGGCTAATAGAAATTGCATCGTTTATTTCAAGCATAaccaatgtttatttattgtgaatgccaaaattaattttgtattattgttagtttttttagaaaaaagaaGTATTAAACACGCCGAAAATTAAACCATCGTTTTCCTCTTACATGCGTGcctattaaaaagaaataataagggtcatttttattattacgtcgAAAagcattttagtttaatattttatagagtatgtttgtctattttttaaaGCATTTCCTAATAATAAGTAGGGCTAGAATTTATATGCATCAGTATGTTTTTTTACGActactgattattatttttgtgtccaAGAATCACCTCATAATGAGTTAAATGgtgctatttttattttgcatattttagaaaaaatgcatattattgcatattttgaataaaattaatattattatatattcgacTATAAAAATGTGACAAATGCAAGTTTAATGGTATATTTCGGCCAAAACAAAGAATAATTGCTGAATAGGtcaacaaaaaatttttaaaaaatggagGACTGAAATCATAGGTACATAGATTTCATCGTGCTCGTGTATTAAAGatttagtatgtatttaaatattttgtgattttgtttAACAACTTGTTAtcacagttttaaaaattaataattgcaatTCCTGTAATCATACACGCATGCAAATATCTTCGTGATTGTATTACAACAACcgttattaatgtaattattttaatatttatattgataattgtttacttatttaaatcaactaattattttgttaaacgtATACAACACAATATCATTTTGAtactaacaatatatatatattaataattattattctggtTAGGTTGCgttaaatgacaattattatttaagttataataattattataaacagtaaGATCAGaataaaatgtgataaatCGTATGAggcaatttttaacatatattgcgctgtacctacattttaacCTTATAACTTAGTCGTGCATGTGAATGCAAAAGAGTCAATTCTTTATTTGTGAATACTAAAATTGAaagacttaaatttatatttataactaagttaataaaagtttctctgtgtataattttttttttattaatatttttatgtttagtattaaagttatactaaaaaataaaatacctgaAACTAATAATTACCAGTTACCATTACATACCTATAGctgatatatgtttattttaaattattttgttattatacaagttattttagttatattaagtaatatatttgcttattaataatatattatattatattatggtaatacaatttatttgtattaacaaattttatatatatattatacaaaagaaCTAAGATGTATATAAGAAACAAGACTATGTTATCTATACATgtattggtaaaataaaaaaaatctgaagagttttataattgtttaatgagCACagctacaaaatatataacagtgttatacaacaattatacatttatactcgCCAATTTCTTGTCGCTAATAA includes the following:
- the LOC113552706 gene encoding sporozoite surface protein 2; the protein is MKTTMFKVFASCIVVVCLTSSVSSRVTPQVLESIAVTIDESPIIEKHSDKQHEQHENLVGLNAVDLKPYDFKLIAKEELRKLTITVNEPMVSHRQRRTFDPELEERLRKEIENDDTTLSVPFESNDAVPVNPPNSNDLKNSQEQEDEHIYELPEPRGSSEEDNPQESNESSGPQESNESSGPQESNESTGPQKSNESTGPQESNESTGPQESNESTGPQESNESTGPQESNESTGPQESNESTGPQESNESTGPQESNESTGPQEFNESGDPQESYESNDVEESEENTDDSSSLDNDDDNTDKLGPRPPLLRTQF